In Clostridium omnivorum, the DNA window AAATACTGGTGGTTCTGGTGTTGGAGTTAAAAATGTGCATGAAAGAATTCAACTCTCTTATGGCAAGGAATACGGACTTGCTATTGAAAGTGAATTGGAGGAAGGAACTACTGTTACCATAACAATTCCTCTTATTGATTAGGAAGGCTAGGATTATATATGATAAAGAAAAAAATATTGTTTATATTTAGTATAATTTTAATTATTGTAACAGCATTTAATGGGTGTTCAAAAAGCAATGATATAACAAGTAATGATAATAAAAGAAATATTACCATCATTGTGAAAATGAAGGAAGGAAACTATTGGAATACTGTTAGACAGGGAGCAGATGCTGCTGCAAAGGAGTTTAATGCCAATGTAAGCTTTATTGCAGCGGATAATGAAACTGATATTGATGATCAGATAAAGCTTGTAAATGGTGCCATAGAAAATAATGTTGATGCAATAATATTGGCAGCTAGTGATTATGAAGGATTAGGGAAAATTACAGATACTGCACATACTAAGAAAATCCCCGTCATTGCCATAGATACAGAAGTTGACTCTAAATATATTAAGAGTTTTATAGGCACTGATAATGTAAAAGCTGGAGAAAAAGCTGGGGAAGCGCTTGTAAATGTTGCAGGTGTAAATAGTAATGTGGCTATCATGAGTTTTGTGGAAGGTGCTAAAAATGCAAAGCAAAGGGAAGAAGGTTTAAATAAGGTACTTTCAAGATATCCAGACATGAAGATAGTTGCTAAGAAGTACTGTAATTCAGATGCTGACACTGCAGAAAAACTTGCAAAGGAGCTTATACAGACTCATGAAAATCTAAATGCTATTGTGGCCTTAAATGAAGCTGCATCCTTAGGCGTTTCAAAAGCCATTGATAGTATGAAACTTGGAGGAAAGATAAAGGTAGTGGCCTTTGACAATGCTCCTGATGAAATAAATCTTCTTGAAAGCGGTGTAATACAAAAGACAATAGTACAAAATCCCTTTAGCATAGGGTATTTTGGTGTTAAGTATGCCGTAGATTCTATAGATGGCAAGAAGATTCCAAAGGAAGTAGATACAGGATCCAAGGTTATTGATAAGGATAACCTGTATTTACAGGAGAATCAAAAATTAATATTTCCATTTACAAAATAATTAGAAAGTAATATTGATGTTAATTTTATTACAGGAGTATTTCAAAAAATTGAAGTACTCCTTTTTGCTTTTAAAATTAAAGGTAAAAGCAAATAAATACATATATATGAAAAAAGGTAAAATGCTCATATATAATATAATAATTTTTCTAAAAATTAAGACAGTAGAATTTCGATATAAATGAGTAGGATTTTATATTATTATGAATACGTTTTTATGATATCCTTTTCATATAGCAAGGGGAGAACAACAAATTCTCTTCACTAAATTAAAATTCAAGGGGGAAACAAGTATGAAAAGAATAGCTGCTTTAGTGGCTGCTGCAATCATGACTACAGGAGTACTAGCAGGTTGCGCTAGCAAAAACAATGCTGGGGGAAACGCTTCTTCAGGAGGAAAGGAAATAAAAGTTGGTACAGCACTTTATAAATTTGATGATACTTTTATATCCACTGTTAATAAAGCAATAAAGCAAACTGCTGATGATAAAGCAAAAGCTACTGGAGAAAAAATTAACGTTAACTCCGTTGATGGACAAGGTCAACAAGCAACTCAAAACGACCAAGTAGATACATTTATTACTCAAAAATATAATGTAATGGCAGTTAATATGGTTGATAGAACTGCTGCATCAGTTATTATAGACAAAGCAAAACAAGCTAATATACCAGTAGTATTCTTTAACAGAGAGCCAGTTAAGGAAGATATGGCTAAATGGGATAAGATATACTATGTAGGAGCTAAGGCTGAAGAATCAGGAACAATGCAAGGAAAAATCATTGCTGATTACTGGAAGGCACATCCTGAAATGGACAAAAACAAAGATGGAAAACTTCAATATGTAATGCTTGAAGGAGAACCAGGACACCAAGATGCTATATCAAGAACAAAGTATTCCATCAAAGCTGTAGAAGATGCTGGAATAAAGGTTGAAAAATTAGCTAGTGATACAGCTAACTGGCAAAGAGCTCAAGGTCAAGAGAAGACTGCTGCATGGTTATCTGCTTATGGCGATAAAATAGAAGCTGTATTCGCTAACAACGATGACATGGCTCTAGGTGCAATAGAAGCTCTTAAGGCTGCTGGATACTTCAAAGATAACAAATTCATGCCTGTAGTAGGTGTTGATGCTACTGCTCCAGCACTAGATGCATTAAAAGCTGGTCAATTATTAGGAACAGTATTAAATGACTCAACAGGACAAGGTAAGGGAGTTCTAGATATATCCTATGCACTTGCTAAGGGAGAAGATCCATCTAAGTCAGTACAAGGAATTACTGATGGTAAGTACCTATGGGTTCCATACCAACCAGTAACTAAGGAAAATGTTGATAAGTTTTCAAAATAAAGCTTACTCTAAATAACCCTTCATAAGTATTAGGGAGTGTATTTACACTCCCTAAACTAAATAATCTAAAAATATCTTAGACATTGGCAGGAAACTGCAATGTTACTGAAAGAGGTGTAACTTATGGCACAGGAATATATTTTGGAAATGAAAAACATTTCTAAAAGCTTTCCCGGAGTAAAGGCTCTTGATGATGTCACATTGAAAGTTCGTCCAGGTACAGTACATGCACTTATGGGCGAAAATGGAGCGGGAAAGTCAACTCTTATGAAATGCCTTTTTGGTATTTATACCCCAGACTCAGGTGAAGTTATAATAGAGGGTAATAAAGTACAATTTAAAAATGCTAAAGATGCACTTGAAAGTGGAATATCAATGATACATCAGGAACTTCAGTCAGTTCCATATAGAAATGTAATGGAAAATGTATGGCTGGGCAGATTCCCAGTTAAAAATTATGCTGGATTAAAAGTAATTGACCATAAGAAAATGTACAATGATACTAAGGCACTTATGGATGAGCTTCAGATGGATTTGAAGCCAGAAACACAAGTATCAAAGCTGTCAGTATCCAAGGTTCAAGCTATTGAAATTGCCAAAGCAGTTTCATATAAATCAAAAGTAATTGTAATGGATGAGCCTACATCTTCGCTTACAGAAACAGAAGTAGCTCACTTATTTAGAATAATACGTAAACTTAGAGAACAAGGCGTAGCTATTATATATATATCTCATAAGATGGAAGAAATACTTGAAATCTCAGATGAAGTAAGCATTATGAGAGATGGAAAATATGTTGGAACATGGGATTCATCAACTCTTACTACAGATATGATTATATCAAAAATGGTTGGGCGTGACCTTGAAAATCTTTTCCCACCTAGGGAAAATGTACCTTCCG includes these proteins:
- a CDS encoding substrate-binding domain-containing protein, producing MIKKKILFIFSIILIIVTAFNGCSKSNDITSNDNKRNITIIVKMKEGNYWNTVRQGADAAAKEFNANVSFIAADNETDIDDQIKLVNGAIENNVDAIILAASDYEGLGKITDTAHTKKIPVIAIDTEVDSKYIKSFIGTDNVKAGEKAGEALVNVAGVNSNVAIMSFVEGAKNAKQREEGLNKVLSRYPDMKIVAKKYCNSDADTAEKLAKELIQTHENLNAIVALNEAASLGVSKAIDSMKLGGKIKVVAFDNAPDEINLLESGVIQKTIVQNPFSIGYFGVKYAVDSIDGKKIPKEVDTGSKVIDKDNLYLQENQKLIFPFTK
- a CDS encoding sugar ABC transporter ATP-binding protein, with protein sequence MAQEYILEMKNISKSFPGVKALDDVTLKVRPGTVHALMGENGAGKSTLMKCLFGIYTPDSGEVIIEGNKVQFKNAKDALESGISMIHQELQSVPYRNVMENVWLGRFPVKNYAGLKVIDHKKMYNDTKALMDELQMDLKPETQVSKLSVSKVQAIEIAKAVSYKSKVIVMDEPTSSLTETEVAHLFRIIRKLREQGVAIIYISHKMEEILEISDEVSIMRDGKYVGTWDSSTLTTDMIISKMVGRDLENLFPPRENVPSDVIMRVENYTSPNPKSFRDVTFELKKGEILGIGGLVGAQRTELVEAIFGLRQVASGKVILNGKEVKIKSPIEAKKHGIALLTEERRATGIFQVLSVEDNTLVASLDNYVKYKFVLDQKKGFKDVDESIKVLRTKTPSAKTQIQNLSGGNQQKVIFSRWLLTDPDILILDEPTRGIDVGAKYEIYSIIADLAKKGKSIIMISSEMSELLGMSDRIMVMCAGKLSGIVDGKDATQEVIMKYATKFA
- a CDS encoding galactose ABC transporter substrate-binding protein, producing the protein MKRIAALVAAAIMTTGVLAGCASKNNAGGNASSGGKEIKVGTALYKFDDTFISTVNKAIKQTADDKAKATGEKINVNSVDGQGQQATQNDQVDTFITQKYNVMAVNMVDRTAASVIIDKAKQANIPVVFFNREPVKEDMAKWDKIYYVGAKAEESGTMQGKIIADYWKAHPEMDKNKDGKLQYVMLEGEPGHQDAISRTKYSIKAVEDAGIKVEKLASDTANWQRAQGQEKTAAWLSAYGDKIEAVFANNDDMALGAIEALKAAGYFKDNKFMPVVGVDATAPALDALKAGQLLGTVLNDSTGQGKGVLDISYALAKGEDPSKSVQGITDGKYLWVPYQPVTKENVDKFSK